A DNA window from Vibrio cidicii contains the following coding sequences:
- the zapG gene encoding Z-ring associated protein ZapG, with the protein MPWMYAIVGLLVGAIVGVVISRLTTPEYKKQKSVKKELEVAKYALEQQRQELADHFAQTAELLETLGKDYSKLYQHMAKTSADLLPNLPDQDNPFDKKAITSENETAAEAQSEGMTEQPKDYANGATGLFSGEKKEILTATDAVTAKAS; encoded by the coding sequence GGCTTGCTGGTCGGTGCAATTGTCGGCGTTGTAATTTCTCGACTGACAACCCCCGAATACAAGAAACAAAAATCGGTCAAAAAGGAGCTGGAGGTAGCAAAATACGCTCTTGAACAGCAGCGCCAAGAGTTGGCGGATCATTTTGCCCAAACCGCAGAATTACTCGAAACGCTAGGCAAGGACTACAGTAAGCTGTATCAGCACATGGCCAAAACTTCAGCTGATTTGCTACCAAACTTGCCCGATCAAGACAATCCTTTTGATAAGAAAGCGATCACTTCAGAAAATGAAACCGCCGCTGAGGCACAATCTGAAGGAATGACAGAACAGCCAAAAGATTACGCCAACGGGGCAACCGGTCTTTTTAGCGGTGAGAAAAAGGAAATCTTAACCGCAACTGACGCCGTGACCGCCAAAGCGTCTTAA